The following coding sequences lie in one Arachis hypogaea cultivar Tifrunner chromosome 9, arahy.Tifrunner.gnm2.J5K5, whole genome shotgun sequence genomic window:
- the LOC112710693 gene encoding zinc finger CCCH domain-containing protein 3, which produces MPARKFYCDYCDKQFPDTAADRKRHERGIQHQQAKARWYDSFKLEQQQQFPSNAPLPQGMPQPLCYNFVNTGFCRYGNSCKYLHPNANNAPHASMISAPNPSGNVVLQDRTGLSWDNLPPSLQPPPEAGYPSLPFVDWG; this is translated from the exons ATGCCGGCAAGAAAGTTCTACTGTGATTACTGCGACAAGCAGTTTCCGGACACGGCGGCCGATCGGAAGCGACATGAGCGAGGTATTCAGCACCAACAAGCCAAAGCTCGCTGGTATGATTCCTTCAAACTTGAACAACAACAGCAGTTTCCTTCTAATGCACCACTACCCCAAGGCATGCCTCAACCTCTTTGCTATAACTTTGTCAACACT GGATTTTGTCGTTATGGTAACTCATGCAAATATCTTCATCCCAATGCCAACAACGCACCACACGCATCAATGATAAGTGCGCCTAATCCGTCAg GAAATGTAGTACTACAAGATAGGACAGGGTTGTCATGGGATAATTTGCCTCCATCACTGCAGCCTCCACCAGAAGCTGGATATCCCTCTCTTCCTTTTGTGGACTGGGGATAG